The Cydia amplana chromosome 9, ilCydAmpl1.1, whole genome shotgun sequence genome includes a region encoding these proteins:
- the LOC134650969 gene encoding uncharacterized protein LOC134650969 isoform X4, with product MGEEMSLRQFGTPSELLTKLRADLRLSFPSFVQEFACEPLDGVTLLLELLRNVQLSQVGEGARGPPAVRRRPLLDELACLQCLWSCCSRYPDCVRRLVAGSNGVYTLTVCIMSTVNKSRVLALQLLTKSCYPPASGHTVVSEALSTLRLRYGEPVRFRFLVGMLQSTGGSGDLQAAGLAFINALLCSAPTPQRKLYIQAELEQAGFDIVTLKKVSNVLVTKLPSTNEQVTKEIESYEKQLIDIDTLSEKAHEAQREKDDLRHKLDLLEKRVKILQEEKGILLSLEKCLKEKCCELQEEVSTLRSENGNSNRKKTYVVKKKNPVHKNRDESSPPEDEGISSSERSLSPEGDVQRESMVYEVFNVKNETYDMMRNKRNLHKKLEATKKHDIQKSSDDEEETTIDEVIQELRNIVNDAESEQYAKNRTYDDKSSRCNETSEINVSVHAMECQKHRHLEKEDSITSTKHSIQITSSTEFLNESNEDDEESKIVPSKIFPHPPRKAKSLIHLLVPPADQGLLYNKPPDLYDDTYFSSDEGSDSLLSASRCQNPIVKKNSVSSFDFNECRAVFNSITEKEKEDNRVKRSRTRSREESRRTSVKRTGSFQTSEKGSRQREYIDSMFYNETNNSHIGIGTPLQRSNSKCSRVDEIVSLIESKKLTKSLDRIDEGLNSMVDIVMMNEPKKPVWPYERRQRSCSRTSSDAGKESPLIPVTRSNSKRNAVNPRYDSKSSSKKDEPINKPDSPQKFYLPHPKLSTGSFENASSYNNSFLMKRGHVNAGFYSGPHIMRDAPASMTSLVMTGTHSHSDLKRTLSPMGSSGYGIHKLADVPSGLY from the exons TTTCGTCCAAGAGTTCGCCTGCGAGCCGCTAGATGGCGTGACGCTACTACTGGAACTCCTGCGTAACGTGCAGCTCAGCCAAGTGGGGGAGGGGGCGAGAGGCCCGCCCGCCGTGCGGCGGCGGCCGCTGCTTGATGAATTAGCTTGCTT GCAATGCCTCTGGAGTTGCTGCAGCAGATATCCTGACTGCGTGAGGCGGCTGGTGGCTGGTTCCAACGGCGTCTACACGCTCACTGTGTGCATCATGTCCACGGTCAACAAGTCCAGGGTGCTGGCGTTACAG CTGCTGACAAAATCCTGCTACCCACCAGCGAGCGGCCACACCGTGGTCTCCGAAGCCCTATCAACCCTCCGCCTCCGCTACGGCGAACCTGTCCGCTTCAGATTCCTCGTAGGCATGCTCCAAAGCACTGGGGGCTCGGGAGACTTGCAAGCAGCAGGCCTGGCCTTCATAAATGCGCTGCTCTGCAGTGCCCCTACTCCGCAGAGGAAGCTGTATATACAAGCGGAGTTGGAGCAAGCTGGATTCGATATTGTCACTTTGAAGAAGGTAAGCAATGTG CTTGTCACAAAACTGCCAAGCACCAATGAACAGGTGACGAAAGAAATAGAAAGCTACGAGAAACAATTGATCGACATCGACACGCTGAGCGAGAAGGCACATGAAGCGCAGAGGGAGAAGGACGATCTCAGGCACAAGCTGGACTTGCTCGAGAAAAGGGTTAAG ATTCTCCAAGAGGAAAAAGGAATCCTGCTCTCATTGGAGAAATGTTTGAAGGAAAAGTGCTGCGAGCTTCAAGAAGAGGTGTCAACGTTGCGCTCGGAGAACGGCAACTCCAACCGCAAGAAGACTTACGTGGTCAAGAAAAAAAACCCGGTTCACAAAAATAGAG ATGAGTCATCGCCCCCAGAAGATGAAGGAATAAGTTCCTCAGAAAGATCTCTGAGTCCTGAAGGCGATGTGCAAAGAGAATCCATGGTATACGAGGTATTTAACGTCAAGAACGAAACCTACGATATGATGAGAAATAAGCGCAATCTGCACAAGAAATTAGAGGCCACGAAAAAACATGACATCCAAAAGTCATCAGATGATGAAGAAGAAACAACAATAGATGAAGTTATACAGGAACTAAGAAATATAGTCAATGACGCCGAATCTGaacagtatgctaaaaacagGACCTACGACGACAAATCGTCCAGGTGCAACGAaacttctgaaatcaatgtctCCGTTCATGCCATGGAATGCCAGAAACATCGACATCTTGAGAAGGAAGATTCAATAACAAGCACAAAACACAGCATCCAGATAACGAGTAGTACAGAATTCTTAAACGAAAGTAATGAAGATGACGAAGAGTCTAAAATTGTGCCGAGTAAAATATTCCCGCACCCACCAAGAAAAGCCAAGAGCTTGATACATTTACTCGTCCCACCGGCTGACCAGGGTTTGCTTTATAACAAGCCTCCTGATTTGTACGACGATACATACTTCTCCAGCGACGAAGGCTCAGATTCCTTACTCAGCGCCTCGCGCTGTCAAAATCCCATAGTTAAGAAAAACTCCGTTTCAAGTTTCGATTTTAACGAATGCCGGGCTGTCTTCAACTCGATAACTGAGAAGGAAAAAGAAGATAATAGAGTAAAACGCTCGAGAACAAGATCCAGAGAAGAAAGCAGAAGAACGTCTGTTAAAAGAACGGGGTCATTTCAAACGTCTGAAAAAGGTTCTAGACAGAGAGAGTACATTGACAGCATGTTTTATAATGAAACGAATAATTCCCATATTGGAATTGGAACACCCCTTCAAAGATCTAATTCTAAGTGCAGTCGGGTGGATGAAATAGTAAGCTTGATTGAGTCTAAGAAACTGACTAAAAGCTTGGATAGGATTGATGAAGGATTGAATTCAATGGTAGATATCGTAATGATGAATGAACCGAAGAAACCAGTGTGGCCTTACGAGAGGAGACAGAGATCCTGCTCAAGAACCAGTAGCGACGCTGGCAAAGAAAGCCCCTTGATTCCAGTGACGAGATCGAATAGCAAAAGAAACGCTGTTAACccgagatacgattcaaaatcgTCGAGCAAAAAGGATGAGCCAATCAATAAGCCTGATTCTCCGCAGAAATTTTACCTGCCGCATCCCAAACTGAGTACTGGGTCCTTTGAAAACGCGTCGTCATATAATAACTCGTTTCTTATGAAGCGTGGTCATGTTAACGCAGGGTTCTATTCTGGGCCCCACATCATGAGAGATGCACCAGCAAGCATGACTAGTCTAGTAATGACTGGAACACACAGCCATTCTGATTTAAAGCGGACTTTGTCCCCTATGGGGTCTTCTGGTTATGGCATTCACAAGCTGGCAGATGTGCCTTCAGGATTATATTGA